From a region of the Trueperaceae bacterium genome:
- a CDS encoding Ku protein, which yields MPKVKERKSESGFGNLRPFWSGTIAFGLVSLPVGLFVANRGKSVSLRMVDQDGTPLSRKYFCPAEEKPLTSDEIVRGYEIEKDEFVVVTDEELEALAPEKSQEIDLRRFVPLADIDPVYFERAYFLAPAKGASKAYRLLARAMEDAGRAGIATFVMRGKEYLVAIIAERGILRAETLRFADELRTPDDIGLPTIEETDAKRVKSLTKQMAKLATDRLDRSQLVDWESRRLLELVDRKLKTGEDVVSAPEELAPEEEGEEVVDLMQILKESLQEVTPDAREAAAAGRKRAGRERSAGKGRGSSRAGRADSDQPGEGRVDSRRPAVGGTDSRRRRERYAGLGEKSKAELYEQAKELDIAGRSNMSKEQLIEAISEPR from the coding sequence GTGCCTAAGGTGAAGGAGCGGAAGTCCGAAAGCGGCTTCGGCAACCTCCGGCCGTTCTGGTCGGGAACCATCGCTTTCGGCCTGGTGAGCCTCCCGGTAGGGCTCTTCGTCGCCAACCGAGGGAAGTCCGTTTCTCTGCGGATGGTGGACCAGGACGGGACTCCCTTGAGTCGCAAGTACTTCTGTCCGGCAGAGGAGAAGCCGCTCACCTCCGACGAGATCGTGCGCGGTTACGAGATCGAGAAGGACGAGTTCGTCGTCGTGACCGATGAGGAGTTGGAAGCGCTCGCTCCGGAGAAGTCGCAGGAGATCGACCTGAGGCGTTTCGTGCCCCTCGCCGACATCGACCCCGTCTACTTCGAGCGGGCCTACTTCCTGGCGCCGGCGAAGGGGGCTTCCAAGGCGTACCGGCTGCTAGCTAGGGCGATGGAGGACGCGGGACGAGCCGGCATCGCCACCTTCGTCATGCGTGGCAAGGAGTATCTGGTGGCGATAATCGCCGAGCGAGGCATCTTGCGCGCCGAGACGCTGCGCTTCGCCGACGAACTGCGCACTCCCGACGATATCGGTCTGCCCACGATCGAGGAGACCGACGCCAAGCGGGTGAAGAGCCTGACGAAACAGATGGCCAAGCTTGCGACCGATCGGCTGGACAGGTCGCAGCTCGTCGATTGGGAGAGCCGCCGGCTACTGGAGCTGGTGGACAGGAAGCTGAAGACGGGCGAGGACGTCGTGTCGGCTCCCGAGGAGCTCGCTCCCGAAGAGGAGGGCGAGGAGGTCGTCGATCTCATGCAGATCCTCAAGGAGAGCCTGCAGGAGGTTACGCCCGACGCCCGCGAAGCGGCTGCAGCCGGCCGGAAGCGGGCAGGCAGAGAGCGCTCCGCCGGGAAGGGTCGCGGCTCGAGCCGTGCGGGTCGAGCCGACTCGGACCAACCTGGCGAAGGTCGCGTCGACTCACGGCGCCCTGCGGTGGGCGGCACCGACTCACGGCGCCGACGTGAGCGCTACGCCGGCCTGGGCGAGAAGTCGAAGGCGGAACTCTACGAACAGGCGAAGGAGCTCGATATCGCCGGCCGCAGCAACATGAGCAAGGAGCAGCTCATAGAGGCGATAAGCGAACCCCGCTGA
- a CDS encoding ATP-binding protein produces MQERLEDRPVVRPPREGVHRSLVSAVRSLLLALLAVPLLLLFLSLLFLGPGSLSVEGIVVLVVFALVAAAGLARLRSGRLGQAVGLVIVGVLAGLAWETALTGVVGFSAFLFAYSIPIALAALIAGRRALIASAAASIAIVVIVHLLERAGVPWIASDIDIPMPGTTVISFALITAFLTLVLARFGVELRSAHEASLTREAELGGLVEQLETEIEERRQAEFERERAERERELLYELERDARRRAESSSARLSFLAEASHLLATTLDVGETLRRLTDLVVPRWADWCAVDLVDEEGTLRLFTVAHQDEQRGAWAMEMGRRYRPREGPLSPSTAVTTGKTQYLRQVTDNDLTAAARNEEHLAVLPEIGYKSSVIVPFVVRGTAIGSLTLVSHDEDRLYTKDDVVFFEELAARAAIAVDNSRLYQQTRRLNRELEVRVEQRTRELRNALSELESFAYSVSHDLRTPLRGIDGFSQTLLEDYSDDLDEAGVDSLRRIRRAASKMGQLIDALLTLSSLSRADLEIEEVDLSQMARDLSDDLHQGDPHRDVEVMIEPDMRVRGDRELLELALSSLLANAWKFSRVRERARIEIGSERIDGETVFFVRDNGVGFDMAYYDKLFAPFQRLHAQQFEGTGIGLAVAQRVLMRHGGRCWAVSEVDRGATFYFSVAI; encoded by the coding sequence ATGCAGGAACGGCTCGAGGACCGCCCGGTAGTCCGGCCGCCCCGCGAAGGCGTCCACCGGTCGCTGGTGAGCGCCGTCCGGTCGTTGCTGCTCGCGCTGCTTGCGGTCCCGCTGTTGCTGCTCTTCCTGAGCCTGCTGTTCCTCGGCCCCGGCTCCCTGAGCGTCGAGGGGATCGTCGTGCTGGTGGTGTTCGCGCTGGTGGCCGCCGCCGGTCTCGCCCGCTTGCGCTCCGGGAGACTGGGGCAGGCGGTCGGTCTGGTCATCGTGGGCGTCCTCGCCGGCCTCGCCTGGGAGACTGCGCTTACCGGGGTCGTCGGCTTCTCGGCCTTCCTGTTCGCCTACTCGATACCGATCGCCCTGGCGGCGCTGATCGCGGGACGCCGCGCGCTCATCGCGAGCGCCGCCGCGAGCATCGCCATAGTGGTGATCGTTCACCTGCTGGAGCGGGCCGGCGTGCCCTGGATCGCCAGCGATATCGACATCCCGATGCCAGGCACCACGGTGATCTCCTTCGCGCTCATCACTGCTTTCCTGACCCTGGTGCTGGCGCGGTTCGGCGTAGAGCTCAGGAGCGCCCACGAGGCGAGCCTGACCCGGGAGGCGGAACTGGGCGGCCTCGTGGAGCAGCTCGAGACCGAGATCGAGGAGCGAAGGCAGGCAGAGTTCGAGCGGGAGAGGGCCGAACGTGAGCGGGAGCTGCTCTACGAACTGGAACGAGACGCCCGCAGGCGCGCGGAGTCGTCCAGCGCCAGACTCTCCTTCCTCGCCGAGGCCAGTCACCTCCTCGCCACGACACTCGACGTCGGCGAGACGCTCCGCCGCCTCACCGACCTCGTCGTTCCTCGCTGGGCCGACTGGTGTGCGGTCGACCTGGTGGACGAGGAGGGAACGCTGCGGCTCTTCACCGTCGCGCATCAGGACGAGCAGAGAGGCGCATGGGCTATGGAGATGGGACGCCGCTACAGGCCGCGCGAGGGCCCACTGAGCCCTTCGACGGCGGTCACGACGGGGAAGACCCAGTACCTGCGTCAGGTGACGGACAACGACCTGACGGCTGCCGCTCGCAACGAGGAGCACCTGGCGGTGCTGCCCGAAATCGGGTACAAGTCGTCCGTCATAGTGCCGTTCGTCGTCCGCGGCACGGCGATCGGGTCGCTCACCCTGGTGTCCCATGATGAAGATCGACTCTATACGAAGGACGACGTGGTGTTCTTCGAGGAGTTGGCGGCGAGGGCCGCCATCGCCGTCGACAACTCGCGGTTGTACCAGCAGACGAGGCGGCTGAACCGGGAGCTCGAGGTGCGAGTGGAGCAGCGTACCCGGGAGTTGCGCAACGCCTTGAGCGAGCTCGAGTCGTTCGCCTACAGCGTCTCGCACGACCTTCGCACTCCGCTACGCGGCATAGACGGCTTCAGTCAGACTCTGCTCGAAGACTACAGCGACGACCTCGACGAGGCCGGCGTAGACAGCCTCCGGCGGATCCGCCGCGCCGCCTCGAAGATGGGCCAGCTCATCGACGCCCTCCTCACCCTCTCCAGCCTCTCGCGCGCGGACCTCGAGATCGAGGAAGTGGACCTGAGCCAGATGGCCCGCGACCTGAGCGACGACCTCCACCAGGGCGACCCCCATCGCGATGTCGAAGTGATGATCGAGCCCGACATGAGGGTGCGCGGCGACCGCGAGCTGCTGGAGCTAGCCCTCTCGTCGTTGTTGGCGAACGCCTGGAAGTTCTCGCGGGTGAGGGAGCGGGCCCGCATAGAGATCGGCAGCGAGCGGATCGATGGCGAAACGGTGTTCTTCGTTCGCGACAACGGAGTCGGATTCGATATGGCCTACTACGACAAACTGTTCGCCCCCTTCCAACGCCTGCATGCGCAGCAGTTCGAAGGCACGGGGATAGGTCTGGCGGTGGCGCAGCGCGTACTCATGAGGCACGGCGGACGCTGCTGGGCAGTGTCCGAAGTGGACCGGGGCGCCACTTTCTACTTCTCGGTCGCGATCTGA
- the rpmA gene encoding 50S ribosomal protein L27, producing MAHKKGVGSSKNGRDSESKRLGVKRFDGENVAAGNILVRQRGTRFHPGRNVGLGKDFTLFALKDGVVRFRNRGAKGRFVSIETEVGEAIAAD from the coding sequence ATGGCACACAAGAAGGGCGTAGGTAGCTCCAAGAACGGACGTGACAGCGAGTCGAAGCGCTTGGGAGTGAAGCGTTTCGACGGCGAGAACGTCGCCGCGGGGAACATCCTCGTTCGCCAGCGCGGCACCCGGTTCCACCCCGGCAGGAACGTCGGACTGGGCAAGGATTTCACGCTCTTCGCGCTCAAGGACGGCGTGGTGCGATTCCGCAACCGCGGCGCCAAGGGGCGTTTCGTGAGCATCGAAACCGAGGTCGGCGAGGCGATAGCAGCCGACTAG
- the yqeK gene encoding bis(5'-nucleosyl)-tetraphosphatase (symmetrical) YqeK, with the protein MTPSRFQHILRVAHLAEAIAVGNSFTAYERQATLLAGVLHDAARDLPAEELFALAPPRDELERAHPLSVHGRAGRRLAEKWGVTDERVLGAITGHVFGVGLDDRVGMAVYVADVSEPGRGVNDDIRELAICNLEAAYRMAVDSKVRYLQAHGKAVHPETLKVYEAIHNA; encoded by the coding sequence GTGACGCCGAGCCGGTTTCAGCACATCCTCCGAGTGGCTCACCTGGCAGAGGCGATCGCGGTGGGCAATTCGTTCACTGCGTACGAGCGTCAGGCAACCCTCCTCGCTGGAGTACTCCATGACGCTGCCAGGGATCTGCCGGCGGAGGAACTGTTCGCCCTTGCGCCACCACGGGATGAACTGGAACGGGCCCACCCGCTCTCGGTCCACGGCCGGGCGGGCCGGCGGCTGGCCGAGAAGTGGGGAGTGACCGACGAAAGGGTGCTCGGCGCCATCACCGGACACGTGTTCGGGGTGGGTCTCGACGACCGCGTGGGGATGGCGGTCTACGTCGCCGACGTATCCGAACCGGGACGAGGCGTCAACGACGACATCCGAGAGCTCGCCATCTGCAACCTGGAAGCGGCCTACCGCATGGCCGTGGACTCCAAGGTCCGGTACCTCCAGGCGCACGGCAAGGCGGTACACCCCGAGACCCTGAAGGTGTATGAAGCGATTCATAACGCCTGA
- a CDS encoding Ku protein, with protein sequence MAARAMWKGVIGLGEEKIPVKLYSAIEDTNVHFRLLHEKDEVPVKQELINSQTEEVVPFERARRAFITDEGDMVIFEPEELDELEPEASRDIEVLGFLPPEEIDHRWYLRPYYLGPDGSEEAYFALIQAMETSGLEGLVRWTMRNKQYVGALRLHDGYPMLVTLRYDAQVVPIESLEAPAGPDLDEKELAMAGQLIGMLAADFEPEQYHDEYRQRVMEMVETKAKGGKVKTRKRRKEARYEDLSGALRASLEKERIRA encoded by the coding sequence ATGGCCGCTCGAGCGATGTGGAAAGGCGTCATCGGGCTTGGCGAGGAGAAGATACCGGTCAAGCTCTACTCGGCCATCGAGGATACGAACGTGCACTTCCGGCTGCTTCACGAGAAGGACGAGGTGCCGGTCAAGCAGGAGCTGATCAACTCGCAGACCGAGGAGGTGGTGCCGTTCGAGCGGGCGAGGCGGGCGTTCATCACCGATGAGGGCGATATGGTCATCTTCGAACCCGAGGAGCTCGACGAGTTGGAACCGGAGGCCTCGCGCGACATCGAGGTCCTGGGCTTCCTGCCGCCCGAGGAGATAGATCACCGCTGGTACCTGCGCCCCTACTACCTTGGCCCGGACGGCTCCGAGGAGGCCTACTTCGCACTCATCCAGGCGATGGAGACGAGCGGGCTCGAGGGCCTCGTCCGCTGGACCATGCGCAACAAGCAGTATGTGGGCGCCCTGCGTTTGCACGACGGCTATCCGATGTTGGTCACGCTCCGCTACGACGCCCAGGTGGTCCCGATCGAGTCGCTCGAGGCGCCTGCCGGACCCGATCTGGACGAGAAGGAGCTGGCGATGGCGGGGCAGCTCATCGGCATGCTGGCAGCCGACTTCGAACCGGAGCAGTACCACGACGAGTACCGCCAGCGGGTGATGGAGATGGTGGAGACGAAGGCCAAGGGCGGCAAGGTGAAGACGCGGAAGCGGCGCAAGGAGGCGCGTTACGAGGATCTCTCCGGCGCACTGCGGGCGAGCCTCGAGAAGGAGCGCATCCGTGCATGA
- a CDS encoding LCP family protein: MKRFITPDLVTPNNARWLQLLGLIIAIVGLAGFWLTRDVDKVELTAAQEALVNPTGEEFHVSFLVAGRDYDWSVPASPCEFVDGVCVGRERIGTFHLGERTDTILYVTLSGNDITLIAIPRDIWLAQWQAKINAMYHYQGAEGLERSVEEVIGLPIDYYAIINIDIFKDMVDAVGGVDLNIPYDMYYVDNAAGLVIDFDEGPAHLDGEAAAEFVRYRNTTRADIARIDNVKRLAYALLNRVKELNIRAVGTVPALVDTFMSDVETNASPALVRSILPRIANLEIAKTATLPTSEAQLEDGKWVLEYDPKEIERFLADTFGGQARTFAQAPEATLLITNRSGIEGLGEWYRDRLVALGIPEEHIITRTASFDPGPSRIQVTRSHWQEADFYTNLLRIGKQQMDRLPVVDRLQADLEFVLGQDAALVPDRTGAATYAGAPRE, encoded by the coding sequence ATGAAGCGATTCATAACGCCTGACCTCGTCACCCCCAACAACGCACGCTGGCTGCAACTGCTGGGCCTGATCATCGCGATAGTCGGTCTCGCCGGCTTCTGGCTCACCCGCGACGTCGACAAGGTGGAGCTGACGGCAGCCCAGGAGGCCCTGGTGAACCCCACCGGGGAGGAGTTCCACGTCAGCTTCCTGGTGGCCGGACGCGACTACGACTGGAGCGTTCCGGCGAGCCCCTGCGAGTTCGTCGACGGGGTCTGCGTGGGACGCGAGCGGATAGGCACCTTCCACCTGGGCGAACGCACCGACACCATCCTCTACGTCACCCTCTCCGGAAACGACATCACGCTTATCGCCATACCCCGCGACATCTGGCTGGCCCAATGGCAGGCGAAGATCAACGCCATGTACCACTACCAGGGCGCCGAAGGCCTGGAGAGGTCGGTCGAGGAGGTCATCGGCCTCCCTATCGACTATTACGCGATCATCAACATCGACATCTTCAAGGACATGGTCGATGCTGTCGGCGGAGTCGACCTGAACATCCCCTACGACATGTACTACGTCGACAACGCAGCCGGGCTGGTCATCGACTTCGACGAGGGGCCGGCGCACCTCGACGGCGAGGCCGCAGCCGAGTTCGTCCGCTATCGGAACACGACACGCGCCGACATCGCCCGCATCGACAACGTGAAGCGGCTCGCTTACGCACTGCTCAACCGTGTCAAGGAGCTGAACATCCGCGCTGTGGGAACCGTCCCTGCGCTCGTCGATACCTTCATGAGCGACGTCGAGACCAACGCCAGTCCCGCGCTCGTGCGAAGCATCCTGCCCCGTATCGCCAACCTCGAGATCGCCAAGACCGCCACCCTGCCCACCAGCGAGGCGCAACTGGAGGACGGCAAGTGGGTCCTCGAGTACGACCCGAAGGAGATCGAACGGTTCCTCGCCGACACCTTCGGCGGGCAGGCTCGAACGTTCGCCCAAGCGCCCGAGGCTACTCTGCTGATCACCAACCGCAGCGGTATCGAAGGACTGGGGGAGTGGTACCGCGATAGGCTGGTGGCCCTCGGCATACCGGAAGAGCACATCATCACCCGCACCGCCTCGTTCGACCCCGGTCCCTCCCGGATCCAGGTGACCCGCTCCCATTGGCAGGAGGCGGACTTCTACACCAACCTGCTTCGCATCGGCAAGCAGCAGATGGACCGCTTGCCGGTGGTGGACAGGCTCCAGGCAGACCTGGAGTTCGTACTTGGTCAGGATGCCGCACTGGTACCCGACCGAACAGGCGCGGCCACTTACGCAGGAGCGCCCAGGGAGTAG
- a CDS encoding ferritin-like domain-containing protein gives MTIHTSGEGILSRDSGKKREQIVGLLEQAYFAELETVMNYVSNSINPDGVRAQEIIEALEEDIQEELGHAQQFGKRIKELYGVVPGSMEFKPSQASLQPPSSQTDVVHVIRGVIDAETAAIELYTRIVEETEGVDPVTNDMVIGILRDEQGHRRLFEGFLREYEIEGLA, from the coding sequence ATGACCATACACACATCCGGCGAGGGGATCCTCTCACGCGATTCAGGCAAGAAGCGCGAACAGATAGTGGGGCTGCTCGAACAGGCCTACTTCGCTGAACTCGAGACGGTCATGAACTACGTCTCCAACTCCATCAACCCCGACGGCGTACGGGCCCAGGAGATCATCGAGGCGCTCGAAGAGGACATCCAGGAGGAACTCGGGCACGCTCAGCAGTTCGGCAAGCGGATCAAGGAGCTGTACGGAGTGGTGCCCGGATCGATGGAGTTCAAGCCGAGCCAGGCGTCATTGCAACCGCCATCCAGCCAGACGGACGTCGTGCACGTTATTCGCGGAGTCATCGATGCCGAGACAGCCGCTATCGAGCTCTACACCCGGATAGTGGAGGAGACGGAGGGCGTCGATCCGGTGACCAACGATATGGTGATCGGCATACTGCGCGACGAACAGGGGCACCGGCGCCTGTTCGAGGGATTCCTCCGGGAGTACGAGATCGAGGGGCTGGCTTAG
- a CDS encoding alpha/beta hydrolase, translating into MEGLHFPGIAAAAGTPLEQAQVAMVMVHGRGDSATGILQLASAFESKGVAYIAPEARHHTWYPNSFLAPIESNQPWLDSALEAIWAVVEEAATAVGTEKVVLLGFSQGACLASEFAARNSRRYGGVVALSGGLIGPDGTARDYRGSLEGTPAFFGCSDSDPHIPVARVHESAQVLENLGARVEKRIYQGMGHTVNQDEVDWILELSRGLLG; encoded by the coding sequence GTGGAAGGACTGCATTTTCCTGGCATCGCAGCTGCTGCCGGCACGCCGCTGGAGCAGGCTCAGGTGGCGATGGTGATGGTGCATGGCCGCGGTGATTCGGCGACGGGGATACTACAGCTGGCTTCGGCGTTCGAGTCGAAGGGGGTCGCCTACATCGCACCTGAGGCCCGGCACCATACCTGGTACCCGAACTCTTTCCTGGCCCCAATCGAAAGCAACCAGCCGTGGCTGGACTCGGCGCTCGAAGCGATCTGGGCCGTCGTGGAGGAAGCAGCAACCGCCGTGGGTACCGAGAAGGTAGTCCTGCTCGGCTTCTCGCAGGGAGCTTGCCTCGCCTCCGAGTTCGCCGCGAGGAACTCCCGGCGCTACGGTGGGGTCGTCGCTCTGAGCGGCGGCCTCATAGGTCCCGACGGGACGGCGCGCGACTACCGCGGATCGCTCGAAGGGACGCCGGCGTTCTTCGGGTGCAGCGACAGCGATCCCCACATCCCGGTTGCTCGCGTCCATGAATCGGCACAGGTGCTGGAGAACCTGGGCGCGCGGGTGGAGAAACGCATCTATCAGGGCATGGGCCACACCGTCAACCAGGACGAGGTCGACTGGATCCTTGAGTTGTCGAGAGGGCTGTTGGGTTAG
- the rsfS gene encoding ribosome silencing factor: MNESKKVPDEVQLIVDALDDRRAKDITVMDLREVSESLDYFIVATGESTLQLKALEDNVRSRLKDEGILPRGVEGPSNRWILLDYGHVVAHIMSPDARSFYDLEGLWADANRLEVVPH, translated from the coding sequence TTGAACGAGAGCAAGAAAGTTCCGGACGAGGTCCAGCTCATAGTCGACGCACTCGATGACAGACGCGCGAAAGACATCACCGTCATGGACCTCCGGGAGGTTTCAGAGAGCCTCGACTACTTCATCGTCGCCACTGGCGAGTCGACCCTTCAGCTGAAGGCGCTCGAGGACAACGTGCGCAGCAGGTTGAAGGACGAGGGCATACTGCCCCGCGGGGTCGAGGGGCCCTCCAACCGCTGGATCCTGCTCGACTACGGGCACGTCGTAGCTCACATCATGAGTCCGGACGCTCGCTCCTTCTACGACCTCGAGGGCCTCTGGGCCGACGCCAACCGCCTCGAGGTCGTCCCCCACTGA
- the rplU gene encoding 50S ribosomal protein L21, which yields MFAIVKSGGKQYRVSEGDVLRLEGLQGEPGDVVELPVLLSGGDEVKVGTPLVDGAKVKAEIISHGRGPKLHVYKFKAKANYRRKTGHRQPYTEVRITGLEG from the coding sequence ATGTTCGCGATTGTCAAGTCGGGCGGAAAACAGTACCGCGTAAGCGAAGGCGATGTCCTCAGGCTGGAGGGCCTGCAGGGCGAGCCGGGCGATGTCGTAGAGCTGCCGGTCCTGCTCAGCGGCGGCGACGAGGTCAAGGTAGGTACTCCGCTCGTCGACGGGGCCAAGGTGAAGGCCGAGATCATCAGCCACGGCCGGGGGCCCAAACTGCACGTCTACAAGTTCAAGGCGAAGGCGAACTACCGGCGCAAGACCGGTCACCGCCAGCCTTACACCGAAGTCCGCATCACCGGTCTCGAAGGCTAG
- the obgE gene encoding GTPase ObgE produces the protein MAFRDTLDITVQGGKGGDGGLSFLRLKYMPKGGPDGGHGGDGGSVYLEAVDDVSSLDRLQGHGTFRAGTGMQGEGRNKAGLSGDDLVLQVPVGTTVTDLDSGELVADLVEEGQRALVAQGGEGGRGNASFATSRRQAPRFHEYGTPGEKRRLRLELRTIADAGLVGYPNAGKSSLLAALSNARPAIASYPFTTLSPNLGVVERGTERLTMADIPGIIEDAHKGKGLGLEFLRHISRTRLLVFVLDIAEEPPEQFESLRHELREYDPSLLDLPALIVLNKVDLAEPEEVAQKERELTGFGLPVLAVSAERGDGLGALRDTLFALLPERPRLEPKERGPKTVRAEPLQVRRDMSGSGWIVTGPALEEIVSRFDPANSQAVAYLQHHFNALGVNKLLARAGARDGEEVRIGGAVFEYFDESRSPHRDGDDEDVDAGNSERIDEMAGDDRSA, from the coding sequence GTGGCATTCAGAGACACGCTCGACATAACCGTGCAGGGCGGCAAGGGTGGAGACGGCGGCCTCTCCTTCCTGCGGCTCAAGTACATGCCCAAAGGCGGTCCCGACGGTGGCCACGGGGGCGACGGCGGTAGCGTCTATCTCGAGGCTGTCGACGACGTCTCCTCGCTCGACCGGCTCCAGGGCCACGGCACCTTCAGGGCAGGGACGGGGATGCAGGGGGAGGGGCGTAACAAGGCGGGCCTGAGCGGGGATGACCTGGTCTTGCAGGTGCCGGTCGGAACGACCGTGACCGACCTCGACAGCGGTGAGCTGGTGGCCGATCTCGTCGAGGAAGGACAGCGGGCGCTGGTGGCTCAGGGCGGTGAAGGAGGGCGCGGCAACGCCTCGTTCGCCACCTCGCGCCGGCAAGCGCCCCGGTTCCACGAGTACGGCACTCCCGGCGAGAAGCGGAGGCTGCGACTGGAGCTGCGCACGATAGCAGATGCAGGCCTCGTAGGATACCCGAACGCCGGCAAGTCGAGCCTGCTGGCAGCCCTCTCCAACGCCCGTCCTGCGATCGCGTCCTATCCGTTCACCACCCTCTCTCCCAACCTTGGCGTGGTGGAGCGCGGCACCGAGCGGCTGACGATGGCCGACATCCCGGGGATAATCGAGGACGCCCACAAGGGGAAGGGCCTTGGACTCGAGTTCCTCAGGCACATCTCCCGCACTCGGCTGCTGGTCTTCGTCCTCGACATTGCGGAGGAGCCGCCGGAGCAGTTCGAGTCGCTGCGGCACGAGCTCCGTGAATACGACCCCTCGCTGCTGGACCTGCCCGCCCTGATCGTCCTGAACAAGGTGGACCTGGCGGAACCGGAGGAGGTCGCTCAGAAGGAGCGGGAGCTCACCGGCTTCGGGCTGCCGGTGCTCGCGGTATCGGCCGAGCGCGGCGATGGACTGGGCGCCCTTCGCGACACCCTTTTCGCCCTGCTGCCCGAACGCCCTCGGCTGGAGCCCAAGGAGCGAGGCCCGAAAACTGTGCGAGCAGAGCCGCTCCAAGTCCGTCGCGACATGTCGGGTAGCGGTTGGATCGTGACTGGGCCGGCGCTCGAGGAGATAGTCTCCCGTTTCGACCCGGCGAACAGTCAGGCGGTCGCCTACCTCCAGCACCACTTCAACGCCCTCGGCGTCAACAAGCTGCTCGCGAGAGCGGGTGCGCGCGACGGCGAGGAGGTCCGGATCGGCGGCGCGGTGTTCGAATACTTCGACGAGTCCCGGTCGCCTCACCGTGACGGCGACGACGAAGACGTCGACGCGGGAAACTCCGAGCGGATCGACGAGATGGCGGGCGACGATCGATCGGCCTGA
- a CDS encoding Rieske 2Fe-2S domain-containing protein, producing MARLRTDRAGVAVRVPTERGEGMGQRLRSRSERLLERTGRTGLGVGRSLHEQVLAGGEATRNAADLLHGTWLGHPLHPVLTDLTIGAWTFGAIFDGIGAITGDRATQRTADQLTAIGTASALPTALAGITDYSTLPKGSASTGTSHALLNAASLVFYGLSLLDRRRGRRGRGLMLAAAGLAANTYSAWLGGHLVYRERVGVDHSERFSGPREWTDVLGAQELPVGRAKRVEYEGKAIMLYRDADEVYAIGAVCSHAGGPLEEGAVRGCYVECPWHQSVFDLRDGSIRHGPATACQPAFDARLREGRVEVRLAEKQRRES from the coding sequence ATGGCACGGCTCAGAACGGACCGGGCGGGTGTGGCGGTACGAGTTCCCACGGAACGGGGAGAGGGTATGGGGCAGAGGCTTCGCTCGCGCTCCGAGCGGCTCCTGGAACGAACCGGGCGAACCGGTCTCGGGGTGGGGCGCTCCCTCCACGAGCAGGTGCTGGCCGGGGGCGAGGCGACCAGGAACGCCGCCGACCTGCTGCACGGCACCTGGTTGGGCCATCCGCTCCACCCCGTACTCACCGACCTCACCATCGGGGCCTGGACCTTCGGGGCTATCTTCGACGGCATCGGGGCGATCACGGGCGACCGCGCGACCCAGAGAACGGCCGATCAACTTACCGCGATCGGAACCGCTTCGGCTCTGCCGACTGCACTGGCCGGCATCACCGACTACTCGACCCTCCCCAAGGGCTCGGCCAGTACCGGTACCAGCCACGCCCTGCTGAACGCGGCTTCACTCGTGTTCTACGGACTGTCGCTACTCGACCGCCGGCGCGGCCGCCGCGGCCGAGGACTCATGCTCGCTGCGGCCGGCCTGGCGGCCAACACCTACTCCGCCTGGTTGGGCGGTCATCTCGTTTACCGGGAGAGGGTCGGGGTCGACCACAGCGAGCGGTTCAGCGGCCCGCGCGAGTGGACGGACGTACTGGGCGCTCAGGAGCTGCCGGTCGGTCGCGCCAAACGGGTGGAGTACGAGGGGAAGGCGATCATGCTCTACCGGGACGCGGATGAGGTCTACGCTATCGGCGCCGTGTGCAGTCACGCCGGCGGGCCGCTCGAGGAGGGCGCCGTCAGGGGCTGTTATGTGGAGTGTCCCTGGCATCAGTCGGTGTTCGACCTGCGCGACGGCTCGATCCGCCACGGTCCGGCGACGGCTTGCCAACCCGCTTTCGACGCACGGCTGCGCGAGGGCCGCGTCGAGGTGCGCCTGGCCGAAAAGCAACGGCGCGAAAGCTGA
- a CDS encoding YraN family protein, which yields MRHWAEELAREYLSARGYELLAENYPVRGGEIDLIMRHGEEIVFIEVRQRRNSDFGSPAESLDPRKLARLRRAARIYLARTFGRDDLPVRMDAVLVLGDRDDNRVEHLVGIG from the coding sequence TTGCGCCACTGGGCCGAGGAGTTGGCCAGGGAGTACCTGAGCGCCCGAGGCTACGAGCTGCTGGCCGAGAACTATCCGGTACGAGGTGGCGAGATCGACCTGATCATGCGCCACGGCGAGGAGATCGTGTTCATAGAGGTGAGGCAGCGCAGGAACTCGGACTTCGGCTCACCAGCCGAGTCGCTCGACCCGCGGAAGCTGGCGCGGTTGAGGCGAGCGGCGCGGATCTACCTGGCGAGGACGTTCGGCCGCGACGATCTGCCTGTGCGCATGGACGCCGTCCTCGTGCTGGGGGATCGTGACGACAACCGGGTCGAACATCTCGTGGGCATCGGCTGA